Proteins encoded by one window of Lepeophtheirus salmonis chromosome 3, UVic_Lsal_1.4, whole genome shotgun sequence:
- the LOC121115073 gene encoding cyclin-O protein B isoform X1, with translation MKRSGDPPFEHLYNYEGIQFYEMSKCNHHPHGKKRPNAESSPPSKKFFLSHPRFKDSSVPFRCENLSEYAVDVYVWKKSLEPKYSAGNCLEYQNDITEVMRGTVLRWLIAVNRQFDFTLETWCLSVNFLDRFLCQQALNRDCLQLAGLTAFFLAAKQEEVDPPEISELVTLCARSFERKHFRYMEYILLNHLHFDFLAPTPSYFLLYLVEMEKLSSTWPYWISRHVIERILCDYTLSRKLPSEISHAVFEVFSPISNSFVPETGESKLDPRIHLNPLNTSYEGHEDLINDYYCKVVDKLIKQEGPEESTDKEDEIEKSSLLCNFLLDKYLYI, from the exons ATGAAACGAAGTGGGGATCCCCCATTTGAGCACCTCTACAATTATGAGGGAATCCAATTCTACGAAATGTCAAAGTGCAATCATCATCCGCATGGCAAAAAACGTCCTAATGCTGAGAGTTCGCCTCCATCCAAGAAATTCTTCTTGTCCCATCCTCGATTCAAAGACTCATCCGTACCTTTTCGATGTGAAAATCTATCTGAATATGCTGTAGACGTCTACGTATGGAAAAAGTCCCTGGAACCTAAATACAG TGCAGGGAATTGTCTTGAGTATCAGAACGACATTACTGAAGTTATGAGAGGAACGGTTCTTCGATGGTTAATTGCTGTAAATCGACAATTTGACTTCACTCTTGAAACATGGTGCTTATCTGTAAACTTTTTGGATCGTTTCCTCTGCCAACAAGCTCTGAATAGGGACTGTCTTCAACTTGCTGGACTCACTGCCTTCTTTCTTGCAGCAAAGCAAGAAGAGGTAGACCCTCCTGAAATATCAGAACTTGTGACTCTCTGCGCACGTTCATTTGAGCGAAAACACTTTCGTTATATGGAGTATATACTACTTAATCATTTGCACTTCGATTTCTTGGCTCCCACTCCTTCCTACTTTCTACTTTATCTCGTGGAAATGGAGAAGCTCTCTTCAACATGGCCTTATTGGATCAGTCGTCATGTAATAGAGAGGATTTTATGTGATTATACTCTGAGTCGGAAGTTGCCAAGTGAGATATCGCATGCGGTGTTTGAAGTATTTTCTCCTATATCCAACTCATTTGTACCTGAGACTGGAGAGTCAAAACTTGATCCTAGGATTCATTTAAATCCTCTCAATACATCTTATGAAGGACATGAAGATTTGATCAACGATTATTATTGTAAAGTTGTGGATAAATTGATTAAGCAAGAAGGGCCCGAAGAATCGACGGATAAAGAAGATGAAATAGAGAAGTCTTCattattat gtaattttttattggacaaatacttatatatatga
- the LOC121115071 gene encoding rac GTPase-activating protein 1-like, producing the protein MGRLKGIAPPAPATPSCKRLRKDNSSPVLSIVAAFDDLVRDSKVLSEGSAEEEFLEFVKNAEEWRGRWAHAEVECQRLQTEMSKIMKEISLKDFKIQQARNFVEEERKRRQVAENERDALRNHIQILRDFILGENNEINDVTREKIRNYEKSMMSTSKYGSHSNLFFQGGGCGRATDAFSPQHHTLNRLTEESAESILDVSDLSYDETCDESRLKLNTTHNAKRAPRRSSINPMVDDTRSRRRSAARSVATEGERIVATTTVTLVDGKQHAESTLKTETLQKPTDEAVMETFEERAKKSRRSRESRRVTYNDQPMEQEYEPSAPPAPLFDEDDGLLDDPCWSKGNKPNGIVLSPMSPNVHSPCAVPQFYTSQNPIKRTFSNAGSISNRLHYLVRKKVFREEDCGPCGGKIKIGRSRYKCRDCGTTAHMDCKETIPLPCVQASLTPIKPGYYISDYTPLSPPMIPALLIHCLREIEARGLTELGLYRVCGAEKEAQELLDKFFRNKGAPPLCKYDLGAITSCVKKFLRSLKEPLVPQSLWRRFVEASTNPDTTDAEAAVIQCIAELPRPNRDTMAFLILHFQKIAASPETKMCVENIARIFGPTIVGYSSSDPTAMLSETPLQKDVMSALLNISSDYWKTFVNVTEDTPSKIGSKYVATPENGFTFNTPGTFRAPSERKSKKFKSLHVSRPMFQSPML; encoded by the coding sequence ATGGGTCGACTGAAAGGGATTGCTCCTCCGGCTCCGGCCACCCCATCTTGTAAGAGACTGCGAAAGGACAACTCTTCTCCAGTGCTCTCCATTGTGGCAGCCTTCGATGATTTGGTGCGTGACTCCAAGGTGTTGAGTGAAGGTTCCGCTGAGGAAGAGTTTTTGGAGTTTGTGAAGAATGCGGAGGAATGGCGTGGTCGGTGGGCGCATGCGGAGGTGGAGTGTCAACGCCTCCAGACGGAGATGAGCAAGATCATGAAGGAGATTTCCCTCAAGGACTTTAAGATCCAGCAAGCGCGGAACTTTGTGGAGGAAGAGCGGAAGCGTCGTCAAGTGGCGGAGAATGAGCGCGACGCACTACGGAATCACATTCAGATCCTCCGGGACTTCATCCTGGGAGAAAACAACGAGATCAACGACGTGACGAGGGAAAAGATCCGTAACTACGAGAAGTCGATGATGTCCACTTCCAAGTACGGAAGTCACTCGAACCTCTTTTTCCAAGGAGGAGGCTGCGGGCGGGCCACGGACGCCTTCTCGCCCCAACACCACACCCTGAACCGACTGACGGAAGAGTCTGCAGAGTCCATTCTGGATGTGTCCGATCTGAGCTATGACGAAACTTGCGACGAGTCCAGACTCAAACTCAACACAACTCACAACGCCAAAAGAGCTCCACGCCGCTCTTCCATAAATCCCATGGTGGATGATACTCGATCACGCCGTCGATCGGCTGCCCGGAGTGTAGCCACGGAGGGCGAGCGTATTGTAGCCACAACCACTGTGACACTTGTGGACGGAAAGCAGCATGCAGAATCCACCCTCAAAACAGAAACGTTGCAAAAACCAACGGATGAAGCAGTAATGGAAACCTTCGAAGAACGTGCCAAAAAGTCCCGTCGTTCTCGAGAGAGTAGACGAGTAACCTATAATGATCAGCCTATGGAGCAAGAATATGAACCCAGCGCTCCTCCGGCTCCTCTCTTCGACGAAGATGACGGCTTACTGGATGACCCTTGTTGGTCCAAAGGAAACAAACCTAACGGTATCGTCTTGTCTCCCATGAGTCCAAACGTGCATAGTCCATGCGCTGTTCCTCAATTCTATACTTCCCAAAATCCCATCAAAAGGACCTTTAGCAATGCTGGAAGTATTTCTAATCGCTTGCACTATCTCGTTCGTAAGAAAGTCTTTAGAGAAGAAGACTGTGGCCCATGTGgtggaaaaatcaaaattggtaGATCACGATATAAATGTAGAGACTGTGGTACAACAGCACATATGGACTGCAAGGAGACTATTCCTTTGCCTTGTGTTCAGGCCTCCCTCACACCCATTAAACCCGGATACTACATATCGGATTATACTCCTCTATCTCCACCCATGATTCCAGCGCTATTAATTCACTGCTTAAGAGAAATAGAAGCTAGAGGTCTTACGGAGTTGGGACTCTATAGAGTCTGTGGAGCAGAAAAAGAAGCACAGGAACTATTGGACAAGTTCTTCCGGAATAAAGGGGCTCCTCCTCTTTGTAAGTACGATTTAGGTGCAATTACCAGCTGTGTCAAAAAGTTTTTACGATCATTAAAAGAACCGTTGGTTCCTCAGAGCCTGTGGAGAAGATTTGTTGAAGCTTCAACAAACCCAGACACGACAGACGCTGAGGCCGCTGTCATTCAATGTATAGCCGAACTCCCTCGACCCAATCGAGATACGATGGCGTTCTTGATACTTCATTTTCAGAAGATAGCTGCTTCCCCCGAAACTAAAATGTGTGTTGAAAATATTGCACGGATCTTTGGACCCACCATTGTTGGGTACTCGTCCTCCGACCCTACAGCCATGCTATCAGAAACACCGTTACAAAAAGATGTCATGTcagctttattaaatatttcttctgaTTATTGGAAGACCTTCGTAAACGTCACAGAAGATACTCCTTCGAAAATCGGAAGTAAATATGTTGCAACTCCTGAGAATGGATTCACCTTCAACACCCCTGGAACCTTTCGTGCACCATCCGAAcgaaagtcaaaaaaatttaagtctcTTCATGTGTCACGTCCTATGTTCCAATCTCCTATGCTTTGA
- the LOC121115073 gene encoding cyclin-O protein B isoform X2 produces the protein MKRSGDPPFEHLYNYEGIQFYEMSKCNHHPHGKKRPNAESSPPSKKFFLSHPRFKDSSVPFRCENLSEYAVDVYVWKKSLEPKYSAGNCLEYQNDITEVMRGTVLRWLIAVNRQFDFTLETWCLSVNFLDRFLCQQALNRDCLQLAGLTAFFLAAKQEEVDPPEISELVTLCARSFERKHFRYMEYILLNHLHFDFLAPTPSYFLLYLVEMEKLSSTWPYWISRHVIERILCDYTLSRKLPSEISHAVFEVFSPISNSFVPETGESKLDPRIHLNPLNTSYEGHEDLINDYYCKVVDKLIKQEGPEESTDKEDEIEKSSLLC, from the exons ATGAAACGAAGTGGGGATCCCCCATTTGAGCACCTCTACAATTATGAGGGAATCCAATTCTACGAAATGTCAAAGTGCAATCATCATCCGCATGGCAAAAAACGTCCTAATGCTGAGAGTTCGCCTCCATCCAAGAAATTCTTCTTGTCCCATCCTCGATTCAAAGACTCATCCGTACCTTTTCGATGTGAAAATCTATCTGAATATGCTGTAGACGTCTACGTATGGAAAAAGTCCCTGGAACCTAAATACAG TGCAGGGAATTGTCTTGAGTATCAGAACGACATTACTGAAGTTATGAGAGGAACGGTTCTTCGATGGTTAATTGCTGTAAATCGACAATTTGACTTCACTCTTGAAACATGGTGCTTATCTGTAAACTTTTTGGATCGTTTCCTCTGCCAACAAGCTCTGAATAGGGACTGTCTTCAACTTGCTGGACTCACTGCCTTCTTTCTTGCAGCAAAGCAAGAAGAGGTAGACCCTCCTGAAATATCAGAACTTGTGACTCTCTGCGCACGTTCATTTGAGCGAAAACACTTTCGTTATATGGAGTATATACTACTTAATCATTTGCACTTCGATTTCTTGGCTCCCACTCCTTCCTACTTTCTACTTTATCTCGTGGAAATGGAGAAGCTCTCTTCAACATGGCCTTATTGGATCAGTCGTCATGTAATAGAGAGGATTTTATGTGATTATACTCTGAGTCGGAAGTTGCCAAGTGAGATATCGCATGCGGTGTTTGAAGTATTTTCTCCTATATCCAACTCATTTGTACCTGAGACTGGAGAGTCAAAACTTGATCCTAGGATTCATTTAAATCCTCTCAATACATCTTATGAAGGACATGAAGATTTGATCAACGATTATTATTGTAAAGTTGTGGATAAATTGATTAAGCAAGAAGGGCCCGAAGAATCGACGGATAAAGAAGATGAAATAGAGAAGTCTTCattattatgttaa
- the Eip63E gene encoding cyclin-dependent kinase 14 isoform X2, which produces MSVFYQKNWRNKIRHQGDTFFSKVVSHLRRGSSTERCIVTSCNPNNNTGSAKGEHEENNALSPPLTSNNIHLHNSRSYDTIAVVSHRRRRGRSPNDTRLIRTWTRQSKRGDSPFGKLEAYIKLEQLGEGSYATVFKGYSNLTKQVVALKEIRLQEEEGAPFTAIREASLLKELKHTNIVTLHDIIHTKSSLTFVFEYVNTDLSQYLEKNPGGLNPKNAKLFLFQLFRGLSYCHKRRILHRDVKPQNLLIGENGELKLADFGLARAKSVPSHTYSHEVVTLWYRPPDVLLGSTNYNTSLDIWGVGCIFVEMLNGYPCFPGVRDVYDQLDKIFRVVGTPTEEMWPGVSSFPNYKPHKMCYYRSQRLGHTWPRLYDIPFAESLASMLLQQKANKRVGADQALRHRYFSDLPSRIHDLEDEESVFSIPGVKLYPEERRYPHTILKVANEMKQRK; this is translated from the exons ATGAGTGtattttatcagaaaaattGGCGAAACAAAATTCGCCATCAAGGAGACACTTTTTTCTCCAAGGTTGTGAGTCATCTCCGTCGCGGATCTTCAACAGAGAGATGCATTGTAACTAGTTGTAATCCCAATAATAATACTGGCAGTGCTAAAGGTGAACACGAAGAAAATAATGCATTATCTCCTCCTCTCACCTCCAACAACATCCATTTACACAATTCCAGGAGTTATGACACCATTGCAGTTGTGAGTCATAGACGAAGAAGAGGACGCTCACCGAATGATACGCGGCTCATTCGTACATGGACAAGGCAATCGAAAAGG GGAGACTCTCCGTTCGGTAAATTAGAGGCTTATATTAAGCTTGAACAATTGGGTGAAGGCTCTTACGCAACAGTATTCAAGGGATATAGCAA tTTAACGAAACAAGTCGTTGCACTCAAAGAGATACGACTCCAAGAAGAGGAAGGAGCTCCTTTTACAGCCATTCGAGAGGCATCTCTACTCAAAGAGCTCAAGCACACCAATATAGTCACACTCCATGATATTATCCACACTAAATCCTCGCTcacttttgtttttgaatatgtC aacaCGGATTTGTCGcagtatttggaaaaaaatcctgGTGGTCTAAATCCCAAAAACGCAAAACTCTTTCTCTTTCAACTTTTTCGCGGCCTTTCTTACTGTCACAAGAGAAGGATCCTTCACCGTGATGTGAAGCCTCAAAATTTACTCATTGGAGAAAATGGAGAGCTCAAGCTGGCAGATTTTG GGCTAGCACGTGCAAAAAGCGTTCCGTCTCATACTTACAGTCATGAAGTCGTGACACTCTGGTATCGTCCTCCAGATGTTCTTCTTGGCTCAACCAACTATAACACCTCTCTGGATATTTGGGGAGTGGGTTGTATTTTCGTGGAAATGCTCAATGGTTATCCCTGTTTCCCTGGAGTTCGAGATGTATATGAccaattagataaaatatttagagtGGTTGGAACTCCTACTGAAGAAATGTGGCCCGGCGTTTCCTCCTTTCCCAACTATAAACCTCACAAAATGTGTTATTATCGAAGTCAGAGACTAGGGCATACATGGCCAAGATTATACGATATTCCATTTGCAGAGAGTTTAGCTTCTATGCTCCTTCAGCAAAAGGCAAATAAGCGTGTTGGAGCAGATCAAGCGCTAAGACATCGATATTTCAGTGATTTGCCCTCTCGAATACACGATTTAGAAGATG AGGAATCCGTTTTTTCCATTCCTGGGGTCAAATTATATCCTGAAGAACGACGATATCCGCATACAATCTTAAAAGTGGCCAATGAAATGAAGCAAAGGAAATAA